The Bos mutus isolate GX-2022 chromosome 11, NWIPB_WYAK_1.1, whole genome shotgun sequence nucleotide sequence TACTATCTAATTTAAATAATGACATGAAATAGGCCTAAAGGGCTTATGGTCACTGTATCATAAAGGGAGAAATGACTTCACATGAATTAACTTGCTCAAGGTTATACAGCTAGACTTCTGGTTTCAGGTCCAATGTGTGAAAAGCCTGGAAGTTGTCATTCCTGTTGTtaacaaaaacactgaaaaaccTGAAAACCAACACCTTATACTCATCAGAGAATTGAGAAATGGGTGAACACACAATCTCAGCAGAGGTCAGCTTACCTGTAGCAGAGCCACCAGAGCCATGAGccagggaaagtgaagtctctcagttgtgtctgactctgtgaccctatggactgtagcccgccaggctcctctatccatgggattttccaggcaagaatactggagtgggttgccattttcttcaggggatcttcctgatccagggattgaactcaggtctcccacattgtgggcagactcttttaccctctgagccacaagggaattcctTAAGTTATAGAGAATGTTCTGGGCATATTTCAAAAATGCCATACATGAACCAGTAGGAtcacttatggagaaggcaatggcaccccactctagtactcttttgcctggaaaatcccatggacggaggagcctggtgggctgccgtccatggggtcgctgagagtcagacacgactgagcaacttcactttcacttttcactttcatgcattggaggaggaaatggcaacccactccagtactcttgcctggagaatcccagggatggcgggacctgctgggctgccatctcaggggtctcacagggtcagacacgactgaagcgacttagcagcagcagcagcaggatcactTATACAGTAATTTTGACAAGTTGCTGGACGTTGACTGTGAACTACCAGACATCATTACTATGAAGAGTCAAGAAAAATCTGGCTCTCGAGGTAGATGCAAAAGGtaaccattttgaaatatgcCCAGAATATCCTCCATAACATGGGCTACTTTCTACAGAGAAAGATTTTACCAGAGCCATGGGAGACAGGCATTTACCCCCTCAAGCCTTTCTGTCTCACCTCAAGGGTGAAAAAACAGGTCACAGCCCAGAGACATAGGCCGACTGAGAGATTGAATCACACGATTATAGaatgctgcccctcccccacacacctAGCCACCACATCACCAGAAATCAAGTGTAATAGCAGTGAGTGAGAGCTGAAAGAGTTGCAAAGCACAGACTCTGCATAAGGaggagtcactagggaagcccaaagacaacAGTGGGCAGCAACAAGGACACGGGAGGAAGCTGGAGCGTCTCCAGCTAATTAACtaaaagcagttatcctccagttaaaaaaggGGGAAACGTGGTCAAAATACACTAATTAAAAGACAGGcacctgtggctgctgctgctgctgctgctgagtcgcttcagttgtgtccgacactgtgcgaccccatagacggaagcccaccaggctcccccgtccctgggattctccaggcaagaacactggagtgggttgccattgccttctccaatgcgtgaaagtgaaaagtgaaagtgaaatcgctcagtcgtgtctgactctctgcaaccccatggactgtggcccaccaggctcctccgtccatgggattctccaggcaagaacactggagtggggtgccattgccttctccaacctgtgGCTGCAACAAACCTTAAACATAGCCCAGCCCCTCGACAGTTAACATCATAACACAAAAGGCCTTTACCTCAGCTCCTATTACCTGGTATGTCtggtttttaacaaaaaaaactttaagacatgctaaaagatatgaaaaaacaATTTGAAGTGTATCAGAACCAGACTCAGGTATGACAcaaatgttggaattatcaggCAGAGAATTTAATATAACTGTTTAATATGTAGAGAGCTCTTAAGGAAAAAGTAGACATCATGTAAGAACAGATGAGCAGTaagagcagagagatggaaactaagaaaaaaggaaatgctgGAAATCCAGTGTAACAGAGATCCAAGAAGGAGGGGGCATACGTGTacccatagctgattcacattgctgtatggcagaaagcaacaatgctgtaaagcagttatcctgcaattaaaatttttaaaaaagaaatgtgaatggTCAGAATACACTAATTAAAAgacagaatggattaaaaaaaaaaacaggcccaGGTACATGTTGTGTGCCGTAAACCCACTCTAAGTACAAACATACAACTGGTGAGGATCTAGCGAACCCTCATCCTTCACCTTGAATCCACGTGTCCTGTTCCCACAGCACAAGCCATCAGTGAATTACTTACAGAGCCAAGTTCAGTTGCTAGGAAAAACAGCCTCCACACATCTCCAACATTTATGTCAAAAGGGATAAACGAGGCCCCCTTCTCCTGCAAGTCCTTGAGGGCTTGCTATGATGGCCAACAGAATATTGGACTAAATAAACCTAACTTCTCCCCATACAAAGAAGTATGGCTCAGGTCAGTGATCTGAGGAAAGAATGTTGTAATGGATCTGTATCCTCATATGTCCTACTCTCCTCCACCTCCTACTACTCacgcccctcctcccccaacccccctgCCGACCCCATCCCCAAGATCGTGTGACCCTCATGAGCAGGAAGAGTTTGCATTTATCACCATAGATCCTGAGCCTGAACAAATACTCAGTGAACATTGCCTCGACCTGGCTGGGCCATTCTGAGCGTGGTGTTTTTCTACAGGGACGCCCGCTGACCCCTGTGGCTCCCCATCTGCTGTACACTCCACACCACTGTAGCAGCATGGAACCTTCCTCATCCCTAGCTCCCAGCATTCAGTGGGCTGCCAGTCATGAACTAAGCtgctgcttctctccttttcaccttTTCTCCTTGCCGCCCTTCACATCCCATGACTTGAGGATGGTGAGAATATCCTCACCAGTTTACATTGGGACATCAAAGGTGCCTTGGATCATCAGTTTCTCTGCCAGCTTTGTTCACCATCTTCCTCCAGGGGCGGGGGGTGCTGTCTTCTAGCACCCGCTAAACCCAGGTTCCCTTTGTGTAGACAGGAAAGCTCACTAAGGTAGGCTTAGAAGCTACAGTAAGGATGGTTACAAAACACTACTCCTCTGAAATTAGGTCCAGGACGTACGTGGTCAGATTTTTCTCTGCAGAAGAGCAGGTAAAAGATAGGAAATCAAAAAAGTCTACAGAGAGATTGCCAAAAGTCTCTGAGCCATGGACATGGAAATTTTGTCTATTAATTTACTAAGTCATAAGCTCTAAAACAGAAAGCTTCCCTCCCAGAAGATAATTCTTAGTAAAAGACTGGGACCTCTTGTTTTGGTCtttgtatgagtgtgtgtatgtgttagtcgctcagttgtgtctgactctttgtgacccttaggacattaacccgccaggctcctctgtccatgggatttcccaggcgagaatactggagtgggtttccacttcctcctccaaggggatcttcccgacccagggatcgaacctgcgtctcctgcattggaggcagattctttactcgatgagccacgggggaagctcCGGTCTTTGTACAATGTCAcccaattttccttttcttgaaacTTGCCTCAGTGATGGTGGCAGCAACTCGAGCTCACTCTCTAGCTCCGAGGGGAATGGGGACCTGCTGTGAGCCCAGGGCAGCTGTTCTCTTCGCCAGGGGCTGTCCTCACCAGCCACCATGTGCCACGGAGGACTCAGCCCACCTGGCCCTTAAACTCTCCTCAGGGCTTTGGCGGGAGttgcagaaaaagaaatcctCCCTATTCCCTTCCTGCATGGACAAAACCCAAGGGTATAACGTTTTCATGATGAGGTTTTCTATTCCACAACTGCTTGAACTTGCAGGTCAATTAATTATTCTACAGAAAGTTTTTCCTGCTTAATATTCAGCAAACAGTAAAATCAAGATATGTGGGAAAAACTTTGGGTGCGACagacgtgtgtgtgcatgtgtgtctgtacACACATATTGTTAACAATTTAACAGTAAAATTTAAAGGTCTAATTGGTTTTATTAAATGATTCATGAGCTGGGCAGCATTCCTTCTAGCAAGCAGAGAGGAGCTTTGAGAAGCTGTATAAAATGGAAGGCTATTATAAGCAGATGGAAGGAAAGAGTAGATTGTTTTGGGCTTAGGTAAGCTACCTGTGGGAGACAGAAGTTACCTCACTGGGACTGACCAGAAAttcccattgttgttgttgctaaattgtgtccgactctctgcaaccccatggcctgcagcatgccaggcccctctgtcctcttctatctcctggagtttgctcacattcatgtccactgagtcagtgatgttatctaactatcttgtcctctgttgtccccttctcctcctgccttcaatctttcccagcatcaaggtcttttccactgagtcgactctttgcatcacgtggccaaagtattggcgcttcagcttcagcattagtccttccaatgaatattcagggttaattttccttagggttgactggttggatctccttacagtccaagggactctcaggagtcttttccagcaccacaactgATGAAGgtatcgattctttggcgctcagccttctttatggtctgactctcacatacgtatatgactactggaaaaacttccCCTGTTATCATGTACATACTTCCCTGACAAGCTTCAACCCATATCACCTGAGATAATTGTCCTGTGCAGGGAAGCCAAAGCATCTTGTTTCTACCTTCCCTATATAGAtggaaaatgtcattaaaaatgtaGGTGGGAACCCATGTGTGAACATAGTCACTGGGGAGACCTTGGTGGGTACAATCTTTCACAGCCAAGCATGAAGAGCAGGAAGGTAGATAGTGAGGGAACCTAAGAAATGAGCTGTGAGTACAAATAATGCAGAATGGGTAGGATGGTTTTATGTCTTAAGTTTCTTTTTAGCCTACTTGCTTGTCTTTTCACCAGATGTTTCTGGACAGTGGAAACCATAGTTAGATGATATATGAAATTGTTATACATTTGAGGACAACTTTGTGAAGATTTATTGGGTCTTAGTGGAAAGGACTTGTTGAGAGAAATTTCCATTATAATACTGCACATGCTCAGGATCAGGGAGTTCCAAGGGGGAAAAAGGCCACAGAGCTTTTATCCGATCAATAGCTCATTACCTGTCGGCCAGTAACTCCATTAACACTAATGATGGCTTGTTTCCGCTTCCAGCAACAAGTTTCAGCAAGAAGTTTCAAGAAATGACGGTGGTCATTTTCTGCAGAAAGGCACACCATCGCCTGTTCACTGTGCATCTGTGTCGCAGACAGCTGGAACGTTTCccatagtttatttttatctccatGAATCCTGTAGTATCTGTGCCTGATGTTTAAAAATTGTCTGCCCATGGCCATTATACAGGATCAGGGAACACTGATGTCTCCTACATTTTCACTtcaccatcctaaaggaattcctCATCCATCATTTAGCTCCAGCTCAtttgagctggaatcaagattgcagggagaaataccaataacctcagacaggtagatgacaccacccttatgatagaaagcgaagaggaactaaagaacctcttgatgaaggtgaaagaggagagtgaaaaagctggcttaaaacttaacgttgaaaaaactaagatcatggtatccggtcctgtcacttcatggaaaatagatggggaaacagtgacagcctttattttcttgggcaccaaaatcactgcagatggtgactgcagccatgaaattaaaagatgcttgctccttggaagaaaagctatattaaacctagacagcatattaaaaagcagagacattactttgccaacgaaggtcagtatagtcaaagctatggcttttctagtagtcatgtatgcatatgagagttggaccataaagaaggctgagcaccgaagaaatgatgcttttgaactgtggtgttggagaagacgcctgagaatctcttggactgcaaggagatccaaccagtcaatcctaaaggaaatcaaccctgaatattcattggaaggactgaagctgaagctccaatactttggccacctgacgtaaagagctgactcattagaaaagacactgatgctgggaaagattgatggcaggagaagggaatgacagagggcgagctgtttggatggcatcacggactcaatggacatgaatttgagcaagctcccagagttggtgaaggacaggtaagcctggagtgatgcagtccatggggttgcaaagagtcagactgaacaaCACTCACTTGAACATCACCATGTTTTCTCAATGTAATGGTAGTGTGAATATAATTGTGAAAATAAGGAACAAGCATCCTCAGTGCCcaggcttcctaggtagctcagtggtaaaaaatccgcctgccagtgcaggagctgtaggttcgatccctgggtcaggaagatcccctggagaagaaaatggcaatccacttcagtattcttgcctgggaaatcccatggacagaggagcatcgccggctgcagtcaatggggttgcaaagagtcagatatgactgagcaactaaacaacatactCAGTGTCCATCAGGGGCTGGGACCAGTCTATCAGTTAGTATCAGGTACCTATATTCCCCTTCACTCCTCCAATTTGGTTGCTGCTCATTTGGTCTCCTTTTCACTCCAGAGGAGGTAAATGTCCGAAGGTGGATCCCTTTCCCCCACTCTCTGAGGGGTACAGCTGGGTCTTGAGCAGTGTGGCTCCTATCGCTTGCAGCTCTTGTTAAAGTGCCTATTCTGAGTGGGGCCCCAGATCTCTCCTTTCTAATCAACTCCAGGTGATGTCAGTGCCGCTGGCTGGCAGAGCATCTTTAGAGCAGCAATGTCTGGGAGCTGTGCCTCCTGCCCCACAGCAGAGTCTACTCCCAATTATCCAGGTGACTGAGTGGAGGCCAATTTACAGATAACCAAACATCATGGTGAAAACCCGAGTCAGCCCTTGATCATCTAGGGACAAAAGAACTGTGACCAGTGCAACAGGAACCTGCAACAgggccccgcccccccccgccccccccccattTCCCCAGCAGGTGGGCTTAATTAGGTTGATAATTAGGCAGTAGTTCATTAGAATGAGGGTGGGGGTAAGACCTAAAGCCCAGCAGCCCAGGCTGTTCTGGGAGGAGCTGGGACTAGCCCTGAGCACTCACCAGCAGAGATCCTTTGGAGCCTCAATTATGTATTGATCATTATTAATAGATAATCCACAACATGTGGTCCTCAAACAATGCAGAGGTGATGGAACTCAATAGAATGGTCTTGAAGGTGGGCTTCTGAGGAACCCATCATGACCCATCTGGGCCTAGGGTGCTCAACTAGTGCTCCACTCAGACTGTGTGGAGGGTCAAGCCCATTGACCTCGGCTATGTTCATGCTGTGTAACCTGAGTGACCTCTCCTAATTGGGAGCATCCACTGTGATGCCTTAAGCTCCTCTCAAACAGAATGTGATCTTGTGTGCgggctaagttgcctcagtcgtgtccgactctttgtgaccccatggactgcagcccgctaggctaCTGCTGTCCTTGGATTTCctgggcaataatactggagtgggtaaccattcccttctccatctttTCCTATAGAcgcaatagaaagaaagaaaagaaggggaaaacaaattttctccttgtgataagaactcttgGATTtgctctcttaacaactttcctgTGCATGGTACGGCCGCGTTAGCCATAGTCACCATGTTACACCTTACACCCTTGGTACTTATCTGTTCTCTTTTTAAGCACAGCCGCAGGTGGTGGTCTTGACCAGGCCTTGGAGCCAGGCTGGCACTCAGCACGCGGAGCTGAGCGCCGGGCAGGCTGAGGGCACCTGTTCCAAGAGCGCAGGTGGCTGCGGGCCCTAGAAGACGCGGAAGGCATGCAGAGAACGCGCGGGCGGGGGGCGCGTGCAGAGGAGCGCGCACGTAGACGCGCGCGGGGTCGCCCGGGGCGAGGAGAGGAGGGTCTGCGGGAGCCGccggcggtgggggtggggtggtgggcgGTCCTGCACAGGGCGGGGCTGTCTCAGCCGCCCGAAGCCCGCGGTTCCGGCCGCGCCCTGCGCCCGCCGCGGGGGGTGGAAGCGCGGCCTGAGCACCGAGCCGGTCCCGCCACCCTGTTGCGGAGGCGACTGCGGGGAGCCGGCGCCACAACGCGTGGACAAGGGCGACGAGGCCTTCCGCGCGGGCGAGTACGACACGGCGTCCGAGCTCTACCGCTCGGCGCTGGCCGGCCTGGCGCAGCCCGACCGCGGCCTGTGCCTGCGGCTGGGGGTCGCGCTGGCCCGCGCTGGCCGCCTCCTCGAGTGCCTGGGAGCGCTCCGCGGCGCCGCGCTGCTGGGGCGCTGCGGCTGGACGAGCTAGGGGAACTGACGGTCAGCCTGGCGCGCGCCCTGGGCCCGCGCGAACGGCGGGAAAGCCCGGGCCGCGCCCCCGGGGAGGCGCCCCGGGACCTGCTGGGCTGCCCGCGCTGCCGGCGGCTGCTGCACAAGCCAGTGACGCTGCCGTGCGGGCTCACCGTGTGCGGGCGCTGCCCCGAGCCGGGCCGGCGCGCCAGGTCAACGTGGCGCTGAGCGGCCTGCTGGAGAAGTCCTTCCCGGGCGAGTGCTGGGCGCGCAGGCTGGCGGACCAGGCCCGGAACCTGCAGCGCCAGCGGCAGCCCGAGGCCGCGCTAGCCAGGTGTCACCAAGCCCTGGACCTGGGTAAGTGGGCGCGGGCGCAGGGCCGCCTGCCCGCGCACCTGTTGAGCCGCAGGCCCGGGACGGGAGAACTTTCTGGAAGTGGTGAGGCGAAGAGCAGAAGCCAGGTCCACCCGCGGGCGGTCTTTTCCAGGACCTGCGCGGCATTGCTGAACCGTCTTGTGAGGCCAAGACTGCTTTTTCACCCTATCTTGGGAGTGTAGTGAAGGGTTTTCGGTGGTCATGTAGGAAAATGCAGATGGCTCACGCTCTGGGGCAGGGCGCAGAAGAGAACCTTGCAGTGGGGCCGGGTTTGCTTTGGGGATTCAGCTGGTGAACCCAGGAAGGATGCTCTTACATTCTGCAGTCAGGCTCTGACCTCTCTCCTCTCTCAAAGGCCGTTAGGTGCTGTTACGGTGTAATTAGCTTTTTTAGACGGTTatatatcctctggaggaggaaatggcagcccactccagtatttttgcctggaaatccccgTGGAAGGAGGAgtgtggcgggctacagaccctggggtcgcagagtcagacgcgacttatcgactaaaccaccaccaccacgttaCATAGATGCCAAAACTTTAAatttcttagtattttgaatcCAGCTATGTAGTAAGAGTTAAGGTCAAGAGGGAAGGCTTACCCCTGAAATGTAAGGGTAATTCAGCATTAGATAAACCATTCAGTAATACCAGCGGGGAGACTTGTTATATGCAACATACCCACATGTTATAATGCCTTTGtaagaaactaggaataagaGGCAGTTTAACCTAATTTGATAAATATTCTCTTTCGGAAGATTTTAGCAAACATACTTCATGTTAAAAcattagacattttttttcttaaattcaagaataagagaaaaatgttCACTACCACCGCTGTTGTTGCAACATCAAAGGAAACAGTGCAAATACTAGAATGGAAGAGTCAGCTATTTTTTTCATCAGGTGTGATTATTTAGAGCATTCCAGAGAATCAACTTGCAGCAAAGTGGGAACAAGATGGAAATGTCTGTTCTCACATAGATTTGCAGTAGGTGTATTTCCCAAGCTCAGAATATATTTCCAgcagcattttctttctctctctctctctcttttttttttttggttttagatttctaaaaatctctaaaaaatttctgtttttcaaaatgcatttaacTGTGCCCTTGAGGCACTTTAACCTGATATTGGGTTGGAAAGGATTAATCTGCAATTATGTTCAGTGTAGCTTGACTACAGAGGCTAATATCATGAGACGAATATAATAGAATTCTATGAACACCTTCCAGGCAGTGAAATACTCGACTAAAAATTAcatgtttgggacttccctgatggtccaatgattaagactccACGTTTCCAACTCAGGAGCCTTGAGTTCAATACCTATTGGGGGAACTACCCAGGTAGTTTTTTGGTGGCCAAAAAAAccacataaaatagaagcagtatggtaacaaattcattgaagactttaaagatggtccacatcaaaaaaaaatcttaaaatcacaTTTGTGACTGACATCAGTATTGCATAGTACCTGTGAGCATTTTCGATGAATATGTAAAATTTCATTATAGATCAGGCGGTGAacattttcagttgatttttatgAGAGGGGACACTAAGTCTGAACCTGAATTGAGAAAATTTTACCTTCTGGAAGAGAATTccatttttctaattgtttgtgtgtgtgtgtgtggagtgtatgtgtgtgctcagtcgtgtctgactctttgtgaccccatggacctatattacaaaaatattttgaattttgtcagcaaataagttataaaaatttgttttcttgttataTAAATACCTGCATATCCTCGAGTTGACCTTTTGTCCTGCAAAGCCTAAAGTGTTTAATACCTGgccttttacagaagaaaaagttGCTGATCTCTGTTGTAGCTAgtcagtgtctttttaaaaaattcagcttTTTCTTGTTTGGCTTTCCATTCCTGCTGTCCCTTTCCCCTTTGCCCCTGTCATACCCTTCTCTGTATTATACACTTGTAGCAATAACACATTTATGCGCAGTGCCTGCTCACCATGTCTTGATACAGATATCTTTTTGCATGAGTTCCTTTATGCCTGTTTTCCCAGTTAACTGTGTAAACTAAGAAGATACAGAGTAGGGTTTCGAAAGCACCAAGTACTTACTTTGAGAAAAAGTCAAGCTCAAGGATTTTGAGCAAGCTGAAAACCTGTGTGAAGTAGAGAGATGAGAACACATCTTAGGTGCCCGGAGTATTTATCGATCAGCTAAAAGGCACGCTTCAGCCCTGTTTCAGAGATCCTAGCACGAGCACGGGTAAAGTGAATCATGTCCAGCAGCATAAGAAATAGTCGTAACGGTTCTGCTTTCTTGAGCTCTGGCTTTGTCGTGCTTCCGTGGTGCCCTGCCTTCTCAGAAGTTCCGTAGACTGTCATTAGATCTCTTGGCTTCTGTGCAGCTGGACTTAGGTCCTTAGCAGCATATGGGTAATTCTCAAGATCTCTTCTGTTTGAAGAATctagggaaaatattttttttcccttcttttcccacGTAAGAGAACATATTATGAGTACAATTATGGTCATGAATCGGCACCCACTCAGTTgtatagaaaaacaaattatgCTTTACTATGTTTTTAAGCGCAAATTTCCTTGTGTACTTTCAAGAAAATTACtctaaatcttttatttttctgtgcctaGTTATAACATTAAGATGGCTCAGCGTTTACTCAGTGGAAATTGTGTTGTAGCTACTGTGTGTGTGGCAGGCTGTTTTCTTGATGCATTTTGAGATATCACTCGTTCTCGTTTCTGATTGCCTGAGAGAAGCTGTGTAAAATATACTTACCAAACTACGAAACTCTACATGTGATTTgagaagttatttattttacctttttttttaattggaggacaattgctttacaatgttgtgatggtttttgcaaTACATCAGTGCAAACCAgtcataattataaaaatattccgTCCGTCTTGAGCCTCctgcctccatcccacccctctaggtcatcacagagtgccaggctgggcccctgtgttatacagcagcttgcTGTTAGTTGTTTTTCATATGattttgtatatatgtcaatgtatTTTCTCAACTTCTCCTAGCCTCTTTTCCCTGCtctgtccacaagtccattctctacatctgtatttccatttcttctctgtcagtaggttcatcagtactatttttctagattccatatatatgcattaatatatgatacttatttttctctttctgactttctttactctgtataacagactctaggttcatccacctcactacaactgactcaaatccattcctttttatggctgagtaatattccattgtatatatgtaccacaacttctttatccattcatctgtcagtggacagctaggttgcttccatgtcctggctattgtaaatagtgctgcagtgaacattgggatacttgtgtctttttaaaaaatttatttgtgctgggtctcagttgtagcatgtgggatcttcgatcttccttGCAGGctgtgggatcttttttttttctttaagttgtgGCGTGTGATCtggttcccaggccagggatcgaacccgggccccctgcattgggagcttggagtcttaggcactggaccaccagggttcTACACATGTCTTTATGAACTGTAGTTTTCTTATTGTCtgtgatagcttagttggtaaagaatccgcctgcaacacaggagaccccggtttgatccctgggtttggaagctcctctggagaagggataggctacccactccagtattcttgggctttccttgtggctcagctggtaagaatccacctgcaatgcaggagacctgagttctattcctgggttgggaagatcccctggagaagggaaaggctacccactccagtattctggcctggagaattccgtgggctctatagtccatggagtcacaaagagtcggacacaactgagtgactttcactttcacggtagttttcttcctggtttgttaaggaatctccataccattctccatagtggctgttcacATTctctagtttacattcccaccaacaaagtAGTGTTACCTTTATGTTCGTTTtctaattgaatatttttaatcacttaaagatgattttttaaaatgcagtcatatttgtttatttccatCCCTGATGTCTTTCAGCTCCTGGTGATAATTCATTATTGCTGCTCTGAGCAGAGTTGTATTTATCcatgaagaactatgaacaggcTCTGCAGGATGCTGGTGAAGTTTGTCAGAATGAATCTCTCTTGTCTAAGGTATTTGTATGAGTCGGCTTTggagataataaatgtaaatttatggAATGttcttaataaattattaaataagacTATTGTGATCAGGCAGCTATAGACAGTGTACATTTCTCTCAGTTTATAGGTAGTATAAATGTAGCAACCACTTCATAATAATCCAGCGCAGTTCAAAAGATCAAGTTTCCAACTGGATCTAGATAAGAAACACTAATTTAGattactcttcagttcagttcagtcgctcagtcgtgtccaactcttt carries:
- the LOC138990025 gene encoding LOW QUALITY PROTEIN: LON peptidase N-terminal domain and RING finger protein 2-like (The sequence of the model RefSeq protein was modified relative to this genomic sequence to represent the inferred CDS: inserted 2 bases in 2 codons); protein product: MVTKHYSSEIRSRTYVVRFFSAEEQKTRKACRERAGGGRVQRSAHVDARGVARGEERRVCGSRRRWGWGGGRSCTGRGCLSRPKPAVPAAPCARRGGWKRGLSTEPVPPPCCGGDCGEPAPQRVDKGDEAFRAGEYDTASELYRSALAGLAQPDRGLCLRLGVALARAGRLLECLGALRGAAXAGALRLDELGELTVSLARALGPRERRESPGRAPGEAPRDLLGCPRCRRLLHKPVTLPCGLTVCGRCPEPGXARQVNVALSGLLEKSFPGECWARRLADQARNLQRQRQPEAALARCHQALDLGKWARAQGRLPAHLLSRRPGTGELSGSGEAKSRSQVHPRAVFSRTCAALLNRLVRPRLLFHPILGV